From Nicotiana tabacum cultivar K326 chromosome 22, ASM71507v2, whole genome shotgun sequence, one genomic window encodes:
- the LOC107773853 gene encoding protein indeterminate-domain 7 translates to MMNIHQKQQHVHIVEENMSNLTSASGEASISASSNMNDTTTGGIFIPQNQNPHHQQQIKKKRNQAGNPDPEAEVIALSPKTLLATNRFFCEICNKGFKRDQNLQLHRRGHNLPWKLKQRTNKEVIRKKVYVCPERSCVHHDASRALGDLTGIKKHFSRKHGEKKWKCEKCSKRYAVQSDCKALSKTCGTREYRCECGTLFSRRDSFITHRAFCDTLAVESARSAITGGNPIISFPSQAAGSSSTSHMNQLQFQTPQYFNSHEFPASAAFSMKKEQPSHDFNVLRHYTEIPQWLMTCQPFVGAGPGPPSSPAGFSSSVFQATRLDQEYTQSHQDLTSTDFHDNPNPNFGGEAAVSPHISATALLQKAAELGATMSNKASASVSASSPAHSTGPAAILMRQSPHQTHVSVTTDSAAAAGSKQIDQFGLNLSAREFELTNSTGLINTLGNSYGNKVAAATVPSFSFANAAGFEGSTFVDAFGGFGTLNSKKDNDFNGTTLSETTSGINEDIMTKDFLGLRPLSHNDIFNIAGLVNTTSSSEHDQFQNHKTWQS, encoded by the exons ATGATGAATATTCATCAAAAGCAACAACATGTTCATATAGTAGAGGAAAACATGTCCAATTTAACTTCTGCATCTGGTGAAGCAAGTATATCAGCTTCTTCCAACATGAATGATACTACTACTGGAGGCATTTTCATTCCCCAGAATCAAAATCCACACCACCAACaacaaatcaagaaaaagagAAACCAAGCAGGCAATCCAG ATCCTGAAGCAGAAGTGATAGCTTTGTCACCCAAGACACTACTGGCAACCAATAGATTCTTTTGTGAAATCTGCAACAAAGGTTTTAAAAGAGATCAGAATCTGCAACTCCATAGAAGAGGGCACAATTTGCCGTGGAAGCTAAAGCAAAGAACAAATAAGGAAGTGATTAGAAAGAAGGTTTATGTTTGTCCAGAGCGCAGCTGTGTGCACCATGACGCATCTAGGGCATTAGGTGACTTAACTGGAATCAAGAAACACTTTAGCAGAAAGCATGGTGAGAAGAAGTGGAAATGTGAGAAATGTTCAAAGCGTTATGCAGTTCAATCTGACTGCAAAGCTCTCTCCAAAACCTGTGGCACTAGAGAATACAGATGTGAATGTGGTACCCTTTTTTCAAG ACGGGATAGTTTCATCACACACAGAGCTTTCTGCGATACTTTAGCAGTGGAGAGTGCAAGATCAGCAATAACTGGAGGAAATCCAATAATTAGTTTCCCATCCCAAGCAGCTGGTAGTAGTTCAACATCTCATATGAATCAGCTCCAGTTTCAAACACCTCAGTATTTTAACAGCCATGAATTCCCAGCTTCTGCGGCATTTTCCATGAAAAAGGAGCAGCCAAGTCATGATTTCAATGTTCTAAGACATTATACTGAGATTCCTCAATGGCTAATGACATGCCAACCATTTGTTGGAGCTGGTCCTGGCCCACCCTCATCACCTGCTGGCTTTAGCTCATCAGTATTCCAAGCCACTAGGTTAGATCAAGAATACACGCAGAGCCACCAAGATTTAACGTCAACTGATTTCCATGACAACCCAAACCCTAATTTTGGAG GAGAAGCAGCGGTCTCCCCACACATTTCTGCGACTGCATTGCTGCAGAAAGCAGCTGAGTTGGGTGCTACAATGAGTAACAAAGCAAGTGCATCTGTCTCTGCATCATCTCCTGCACACAGTACAGGCCCAGCTGCCATTCTGATGAGACAATCACCCCACCAAACTCACGTGTCTGTTACTACTGATTCTGCAGCAGCTGCAGGTAGCAAACAAATTGATCAGTTTGGACTCAATTTGTCCGCACGTGAATTTGAGCTGACAAATAGTACTGGCCTTATCAATACCTTAGGCAATTCATACGGGAATAAAGTTGCTGCAGCTACAGTACcatctttttcttttgctaaTGCTGCTGGTTTTGAAGGGTCAACGTTTGTAGATGCATTTGGTGGCTTTGGTACTTTGAATTCAAAGAAAGATAATGACTTCAACGGAACTACACTCTCAGAAACAACCAGTGGCATTAATGAGGATATTATGACCAAGGATTTCTTGGGTTTAAGACCTCTCTCTCACAACGATATTTTTAATATAGCTGGTCTAGTTAATACTACTTCTAGTAGTGAACATGATCAgtttcaaaatcataaaacatGGCAAAGTTAG